From the Streptococcus sp. 29887 genome, one window contains:
- a CDS encoding DUF1349 domain-containing protein — protein MNTKNFYWVREPENYQISEKEIRITTQAHTDLWQKTYYHFVNDNAPLLLMDTEEEYFSFTVKTDFSNSHTRFDQCGVVVYQDSENWIKGSIEYENEEFQHLGSVVTNQGFSDWATQEIPASVKSIYYRLSRRGSDFCIENSKDGIHFEQMRICHLHQGGRKIRFGIYACSPEDSSFEAIFSEMTLTDCKWLAHDGQQPD, from the coding sequence ATGAACACCAAAAATTTTTACTGGGTGCGAGAACCAGAAAATTATCAGATTTCGGAAAAAGAAATTAGAATCACAACCCAAGCTCATACAGACTTGTGGCAGAAGACCTACTACCATTTTGTCAATGATAATGCTCCCCTGCTCTTGATGGACACGGAGGAAGAGTATTTTTCCTTTACGGTTAAGACGGATTTTTCCAATAGCCATACTCGCTTTGACCAGTGTGGTGTTGTGGTCTATCAGGATTCGGAAAACTGGATTAAGGGCTCGATTGAGTATGAAAATGAGGAGTTTCAGCACCTGGGCAGCGTTGTGACCAATCAGGGCTTTTCAGACTGGGCAACCCAGGAAATTCCTGCTTCTGTCAAGTCAATTTACTACCGTTTGAGCCGACGGGGCAGTGATTTTTGCATTGAAAACTCCAAAGACGGTATCCATTTTGAGCAAATGCGGATTTGCCATTTGCACCAAGGCGGCAGGAAAATTCGTTTTGGTATCTATGCCTGTTCACCAGAAGACTCTTCTTTTGAAGCGATCTTTTCAGAAATGACCTTGACAGACTGCAAATGGCTAGCCCACGACGGTCAACAACCAGATTAG
- the tig gene encoding trigger factor yields the protein MSVSFEAKETNRGVLTFTIGQDAIKPELDRVFNKVKKDINLPGFRKGHLPRAVFNQKFGEEALYQDVVNALLPAAYEAAVAEAGLEVVAQPKIDVVSMEKGQDWTITAEVVTKPEVKLGDYKNLAVSVEATKEVTDEEVDAKIERERNNLAELVIKEGPAAEGDTVVIDFVGSIDGVEFDGGKGENFSLGLGSGQFIPGFEAQLVGHAAGEEVNVEVTFPEDYQAADLAGKPALFVTKIHEVKAKEVPALDDELAKDIDEEVETLDELKAKYRKELEAAKEVAFDDAVESAALELAVENAEIVELPEEMIHEEVHRAINEFLGGMQQQGISPDMYFQITGTTREDLHKQYEADAEKRTKTNLVVEAVAKAEGFEATDAEIEKEIEDLAATYRMEVAQVRSLLSPEMLKHDIAVKKAVEVITSTATVK from the coding sequence ATGTCTGTATCATTTGAAGCAAAAGAAACAAACCGTGGCGTATTGACCTTCACAATTGGTCAAGATGCCATCAAACCAGAATTGGATCGCGTTTTCAACAAAGTTAAGAAAGATATCAATCTTCCAGGTTTCCGTAAAGGTCACTTGCCACGTGCCGTATTTAACCAAAAATTTGGTGAAGAAGCACTTTATCAAGATGTTGTAAATGCATTGTTACCAGCAGCTTATGAAGCAGCGGTTGCAGAAGCTGGTCTTGAAGTGGTTGCACAACCAAAAATCGACGTTGTGTCTATGGAAAAAGGTCAAGACTGGACAATCACTGCTGAAGTTGTGACAAAACCTGAAGTAAAATTGGGTGACTACAAAAACTTGGCAGTTTCAGTAGAAGCTACTAAAGAAGTAACAGATGAAGAAGTTGATGCAAAAATCGAGCGTGAGCGCAACAACTTGGCTGAATTGGTTATCAAAGAAGGTCCAGCAGCTGAAGGCGACACAGTTGTTATCGACTTTGTAGGTTCAATCGACGGCGTTGAATTTGACGGCGGTAAAGGTGAGAACTTCTCACTTGGACTTGGTTCAGGTCAATTCATCCCAGGTTTTGAAGCACAATTGGTAGGTCACGCAGCTGGTGAGGAAGTAAACGTTGAAGTGACTTTCCCAGAAGACTACCAAGCAGCAGACCTTGCTGGTAAACCAGCCCTCTTCGTAACAAAAATCCACGAAGTAAAAGCAAAAGAAGTTCCAGCCTTGGATGACGAATTGGCAAAAGACATCGACGAAGAAGTAGAAACACTTGATGAGTTGAAAGCTAAATACCGCAAAGAATTGGAAGCAGCAAAAGAAGTTGCCTTTGACGATGCAGTTGAATCAGCAGCTCTTGAATTGGCTGTAGAAAACGCTGAGATCGTTGAATTGCCAGAAGAAATGATCCACGAAGAAGTTCACCGTGCAATCAATGAATTCTTGGGTGGTATGCAACAACAAGGTATCTCACCAGACATGTACTTCCAAATCACTGGTACAACTCGTGAAGACTTGCATAAGCAATACGAAGCAGATGCTGAAAAACGTACGAAGACTAACTTGGTTGTTGAAGCAGTAGCGAAAGCAGAAGGCTTTGAAGCAACTGATGCTGAAATCGAGAAAGAAATCGAAGACTTGGCAGCTACTTACCGTATGGAAGTGGCACAAGTTCGTAGCTTGCTTTCACCAGAAATGCTTAAACACGACATCGCTGTGAAGAAAGCTGTAGAAGTGATTACAAGCACTGCAACTGTAAAATAA